The window GGCCGCGCGACCGGGCCGGCACGAACTCGGTCAGCGTCGAGTAGCCGACGACGTTCTCGGCCCCGAGCCCGATGCCGATGACGAAGCGCAGGACGATCAGCACTTCCATGTTCGGCGCGAAGGCGGCCGCCAGCGAGGCGAGGCCGAAGACGAGCAGGTTGGCTTGGTAGGTGAAGCGACGGCCGTACCGGTCGCCGAGGAAGCCCGTCATGAACGAGCCGACCATCATGCCCACGAAGGTGGCCGACACGAACAGGGCGTTCTGCCCCATCGTCGAGAACCCGCCCTTCAACGTCGCCCCCAGCACGGTGCCGGCCGTGTAGATGTCGAAGCCGTCGAAGAACATCCCGACGCCAATGAGCCAGATGATCCGGTGGTGGAACCTGCCGATGGGCAGCCTGTCCAGGCGGCCCCCTGCGTTCACCGCGTCCGTCATGACGATGTCCTCCCGTCAGATTGTAGTGGAGGCACCCGTCTTGGCGCGGGCCGGCTCTCCGGTTGGGGTGCCGGGCGGCGCGAGGAGGTCCTTCCCCGCGCCTCCAGATGTCAGTTGAGGCGCCCCTGGCCCGCCGTGTCGCGGTACCAGTCGAAGTCGCGGCGGTCGGCGGTGCCGAGCATCACGCTCTTGACCTCGAAGTGGTCGTCGAAGCTTTCGGTGCCGAACTCCCTGCCGATGCCGCTGTCGCCGACGCCGCCCCACGGGGACGCGGGGTCGAGGCGATGGTGGTCGTTGATCCACACGATGCCGGCCTTGACCGCCCCGGCGACGCGGTGGGCGCGGGCGACGTCGCGCGTCCTGACCGCCGCGGCAAGGCCGAAGGGCGAGTCGTTGGCGAGGCGCAGCGCCTCCTCCTCGGTCTCGAAGCGTGTGACTGAGGTGAAGGGGCCGAACACCTCCTCCTGGAAGATGCGCATGTTCGCCGACACGTCGGCGAAGACGGTGGGCTCGACGAAGTAGCCGCCCTCGTGGCCCGGCACGGTCGCGGCGATGCCGCCGGCCACCAGTCGCGCGCCCTCGCCGTTGCCGTAGCCCGCGTAGCTCAGCACGCGGTCGCGCTGCCTGCCCGAGATGACGGGGCCGAGCTGGGTCGAGGGGTCGAAGGGGTCGCCGATGCGGATCGACTTGGCCTTGGCCGCGAGCTTCTCCACGAACTCGTCGTAGACCGAGGCCTGGACGATGTGGCGGCTCGCGCAGACGCAGGTCTGGCCCGCCCCGATGAAGGCGCCGAAGGCCGCGTAGTTCACCGCCTGGTCGACGTCGAAGTCGTCGAAGACCATGACCGGGGTCTTGCCGCCGAGTTCCATCGTCTGGTGGGCGAAGACGCGCGCCGCCGCAGCGCCGGCGATGCGCCCCGCCTCGGTGCCACCGGTCAGCACGAGCTTGTTGATGTCGGGGTGCTCGGCCAGGTGCTTGCCCGTGGTGGGCCCGAGCCCCAGCACCACGTTGAACACGCCCTTCGGCAGACCCGCCTCGCTGAAGATCTCCGCGAGCTTGAGCGTTGTCAGGGGCGTGTACTCGGACGGCTTCACCACGGTGGTACAGCCTGTCGCCAGCACGGCGGCCAGCGACTTGCACATGATCATCAGCGGATGGTTGAAGGGCGTGCAGTTCGCGACGACGCCGATGGGCTTGCGCAGCGTGTAGTTCAGGTACGGTCCCTCGACCGGGATGACGCTGTCGCGGCGCGCGAGGGCGAGGCCGGCGAAGTAGCGGAAGAAGTCGGGCAGGCGCGCGAGCTGGGCGCGCGTCTCATTGACGGGCCGGCCGTTGTTGAGCGTTTCCAGCCGGTAGAGCGCGTCGAGGTTGGCCTCGAAGGCGTCAGCCATGCGGTTCACCAGGCGGGCGCGGGCGCGGATGTCCATCCCGCCCCACTCGCGACCCTCGAAGGCGGCCCGTGCGCTCTTCATGGCGCGGTCGACGTCGTCCGGGCCGCTGTTCGGGATCCGGGCGATAACCACGCCAGTCGCCGGATTGCGGACGTCGATCATCTCGCCCGTGCCGGCTTCGATCTCGGCACCGTCCACGAAGTTGCCGTGCTCCTCGACCCGTCCGGCCGCCTTGTCGAGCGCGTTCATGCTGTCCTCCCTTATTGTCGTTCGAGCGTCCGGCGGGTGCGCGGGACGCGGGTCACGTCAGTTCACGATGGCGGCGCGCGACAGCGCCGCCAGGATCCGTTTTTCTGCCTTGGCGACGTGGTCCCGCACCAAGCGCGCAGCGGTACGGGCGTCCCGCGCCTGTACGGCGTCGATGATGGCGACGTGCTCGGCGACGAGTTGCGCGGGGTCGCGGCCCCGGATGCCGGACAGGCTCGCCCGGGTCAGCCGGTCCGATTGCTCGATGAGTTCGCGCGCCGCACGGGCCATGCGGCGGTTCCCGCTCGCGGCGGCGAGGGCGGCGTGGAAGTCGCGGTTATAGGCGATGAAGGCGTCGTGCTCGCTGTCATCCGCGAAGCTGCGGAAGGCGTCGAGCCCGTCGAGTGTCTCCGCCGAGGCAGCCTCACAGGCTTCGGCGACGCAGGCCGGCTCCAGCGCCTGGCGAAAGCGCAGGAGGTCGCGGGCGTCCGAAACTGACACGGCGTTGACCCGGTAACCCTGCCGCGGGAGCACCGTGACGAGCCGCTCCTGTTCGAGCCGCAGAAGCGCCTCGCGGACCGGCTGGCGGCTGACCTCGAAGCGCGCTGCGAGGTCGGCCTCCCGCATGTCCTCCCCCGGCGCTAGGCGGCAGAGAAGGATCTCGGACCGGATGGCGGCGTAGACGTTGTCGCGGAGGGAGGATGGCTTGTCGTTCATACAGGATGCAAAATGGCATTGCTGAAATATCACGTCAAGTGAAATGCACGACTTCCGCATCGTGCGCTTCCAGCCTATCGTCGCTGGCAGCGGGGGTTCCCTGTCGATCAGGAGAGCGGAATGGACGAGGTTTTTGCGCGGGGCACGGTGTCGGTTTCGCTCAGTGGCGAGGGGCCGCCGCTCTGGCTGTTCCACTCGCTCCTCGCGGATCGGGACAGCTTCGCCGCCGTGCGCGGACCTTTGTCCGAGCGGTTCGCCGTCCACCTGCCCGAGCTGCCCGGCTTCGGGGC is drawn from Lichenibacterium dinghuense and contains these coding sequences:
- a CDS encoding GntR family transcriptional regulator, which encodes MNDKPSSLRDNVYAAIRSEILLCRLAPGEDMREADLAARFEVSRQPVREALLRLEQERLVTVLPRQGYRVNAVSVSDARDLLRFRQALEPACVAEACEAASAETLDGLDAFRSFADDSEHDAFIAYNRDFHAALAAASGNRRMARAARELIEQSDRLTRASLSGIRGRDPAQLVAEHVAIIDAVQARDARTAARLVRDHVAKAEKRILAALSRAAIVN
- a CDS encoding aldehyde dehydrogenase produces the protein MNALDKAAGRVEEHGNFVDGAEIEAGTGEMIDVRNPATGVVIARIPNSGPDDVDRAMKSARAAFEGREWGGMDIRARARLVNRMADAFEANLDALYRLETLNNGRPVNETRAQLARLPDFFRYFAGLALARRDSVIPVEGPYLNYTLRKPIGVVANCTPFNHPLMIMCKSLAAVLATGCTTVVKPSEYTPLTTLKLAEIFSEAGLPKGVFNVVLGLGPTTGKHLAEHPDINKLVLTGGTEAGRIAGAAAARVFAHQTMELGGKTPVMVFDDFDVDQAVNYAAFGAFIGAGQTCVCASRHIVQASVYDEFVEKLAAKAKSIRIGDPFDPSTQLGPVISGRQRDRVLSYAGYGNGEGARLVAGGIAATVPGHEGGYFVEPTVFADVSANMRIFQEEVFGPFTSVTRFETEEEALRLANDSPFGLAAAVRTRDVARAHRVAGAVKAGIVWINDHHRLDPASPWGGVGDSGIGREFGTESFDDHFEVKSVMLGTADRRDFDWYRDTAGQGRLN